From the genome of Procambarus clarkii isolate CNS0578487 chromosome 66, FALCON_Pclarkii_2.0, whole genome shotgun sequence:
ATAACAGGtagggatcttgaatgtggttgaTATCATGATGATAGCAGATCTTGCCATACAtcaggcaggtgtggccacaagCATGGCAGATATTGCCGTGAGTGAGGAGGACGTGGGTTGAGTACCGAGGTCTTTCCTAAAAAAAATTCAGTTTGGTGCACTGCCATCAAGTTTTTACAAGCAGCCTAATTTGCATCTAATTGCCGCACTATTGATTGAATGCTTtggtctgaacaaatccacaagagccgtgacgaggattcgaatttacgtctgagagcatcccagacgctgccttaatcaacttgtggatttgttcattgatgcatcacgctattgtgatttctgtgtgtagtgcttTGGTCTGCCTTTATGAGTCTTGATATGGATTGCTGTAGACAATTCTACCTCCCACAGGACTGGCAGCTCCACATACGCTATGTTCAGGTCCGCGACGATGGAGTCTACGAATGCCAGGTGTCCTCACATCCTCCTGTCAGCCTTTTCTCTTCCCTTCACGTCTTGGGTAAGTGGGAGACCATCCTCAACCCTCCAGCCTTTGGGTAAATCCCTCCAGCCTTGGTTAAGTAAGACTTTGTGCACTCTCCATCCTTGGGGCAAAGTGGAACCCTCCTTCCTTTCCACCGTATCAGCGTCTTGCGGGGTAAGTAATTATCCCAGCCTATAATTGCTTTTTGGAAAATGCTTCTAGGATACACCAGTGAGGATatagaagatccagaaatatctTGTATGAATCAATATACTGTAGGGTGCAATTCCTTAAGAGTTGCTCCTAATCCTAATAAATGGTTTAACGTTCATATGTTTCAGTTAATCGCAGGAAAACTATAAACTAAACTTGACTCCCCAACGCTCTCCCTTGTGTACCGACAGAGGCGACGGCGGAAATATTGGGGGGACCTGAGAAATATATGACGGTGGGAAGTTCCCTGAGACTTGTGTGTGTGCTTAGGGACCACACCCAGCCTCCCAGCTACGTCTTCTGGTACCACGACGACCGCATGATCAACTACCATGTTACCAGGGAGGTACGTCGTTGGGTATCTTGGTGTCTGGGGGGTACCTTGGACCACCAGATGGACCAACTACCATGCTACCAGGGAGGTACGTATGGAAGAAGGTATCTTGGTGTCTGGAGGGTACCTTGGACCACCAGATGGGCCAACTTCCATGCTACCAGGAATGTTAGCATGTGGAGCTCGCATTTAAACAGGTGGGTTGATTATGAGGAAGAACTACAACTACCGCACCATCAGTTAGAGCATTTAGGGGCAACCAAAGGTCGGGACCCGTTCCTCAGAATGGCCAGACGGTTCCAGTAATGGTCGTTTTGAAAGAAAGTTACTGTGACCGAGTCAGTCCTCGGTTCTTGCGTTAAATATTAGGGGGAAAAAATTAAAGGAAATATGCCATCGAAAACACCGGAAATCATTAATATTTAGTGTTAGTAAATTAAAACTAACTTCCAAGCAATAACAAAGGAATAATGAATATAACGAAACTAGGACAAATATAATAAGTTGAATACTTTAGTTCCTCCTTCAAGAAGACTTGCATTTGAAAATGGCTGTCAATGAGCCCTGATCTCTTCGGCTTGAGGACGTCTATCCCCGGAGGAGGAGAGCCTCTCCTCGGAGGCACTGGAGCGGATAGGCGTTTTGAACTTGAACAAATCCTTCAACCCCGGGCCGGGGAACAGGCCCTTGTTTATGGTAAAGGGTTTCCGTTTCACCCTTTTCTCGCTTATGAATTTCTCCGCCAGCTTGGTCcttgtttctcttctcttctcctcaTCCTCGTAAAGCATCCCCAAAATAAGTCATTGTGGTCATTCGATCCCCAAAAGAGTCATCATTGCGGTTATTCGGCCCCCAAAAGAGTCATCATTGCGGTTATTCGGCCCCCAAAAGAGTCAACATTGCGGTTATTCGGCCCCCAAAAGAGTCATCATTGCGGTTATTCGGTCCCCAAAAGAGTCATCATTGCGGTTATTCGGCCCCCAAAAGAGTCATCATTGCGGTTATTCGGTCCCAAAAGTCATCATTGCGGTCATTCGCCCCCAAAAGCGCCCCCCAGAAAAAGTCATCATTGCAGTCATTCCCACCCGCACCGCTAGTGGGAACGACTGCTAGAGTCTTGTCCACCATAGACACCATCTACATCTTCACCTTACCTGTGGTCCCCTCGACGTCACATTAATCCTTTTCTagtttttaaaataaaaaaaacgcgACCTCGGATCTTCAGAGCGTCTGGAATTTCTTTAAAATGGACCGTCAGTCCTATTATCTGTCGTGCCTGGAAAAAAGGATCGGCTTTCCTGGTCACAGTCCTTATAGTGGACCCGGGATAGAATAGTCCACAGTCCTCAAAGTGGTCCAGGAATTCGGTCCTTCTGGAACTCGGTCCGGTCCACCTTTGGGGATACCATATACGTAATGACCAGGCGATATAGCAAATTAGTAACAAAGAAAGATAACTGATCTTCAGAAAAGATATCTTTGTACTGCCTACAAGTGTCTTCCTCTTCTCTAATACAAAAAAATCTAAGAATAAATGAATACATTCATGATACACGTATCAATCCAAATAAAATCAGATGCGTTGTGCTACATAATCCCGCCTGAGAGCAAAGAGTTGCTTGGTGAAAGCATTTCTTTAAATCCAGACGGCTTAGTGGCACCCGGGAGGAAGACCTCGCTTGCTGTGGGGCGCTGGTGACCTCTTCCTTCACCCGCACACTTTAATGCCCTCCCTGGCACACTAAAATATTTTTTAGATAGTTTTTTCTTAAAAAAATCTTAAAgtcccctccctttctctctctctctctctctctctctctctctctctctctctctctctctctctctctctctctctctctctctctctctctgtctctgtctctctgtctctctctctctctctctctctctctctctctctctctctctctctctctctctctctctctctctctctctgtctctctgtctctctctctctctctctgtgtctgtctctctctctctctctctctctctctctctctctctctctctctctctctctctctctctctctctctctctctctctctctctctctctgtctctgtctctgtctctctgtctctctctctctctctctctctctctgtctctctctctctctctctctctctgtctctctctctctctctctccggtgaGCTGACTTTACAGCCAGAGTGAATCAGGACTTGAGCTGAGTCATATAGCATGGAATCGAAAGGTGCATAGAGGACCTGGGTCACGCCATGCAAGAGAATCGTGCATAGTCAAGATACAAgcaaacttgtgcttcatataatgTTTTGCAACTACTGCTGGCAAGCACATGCCTCTTAAATTTTGATTGAAGAGCAATAATTCATCCGCCAGAACATCGACATCATTACTGAACACTATATATCCACAACTCATTCATAAAACTGTCTTAGTGGCACTATCTTGCTGCCAGTTATTATTGTTGTTTGAGATGTttaactacaccacggagactgtttaacagtctccgtggtgtagtggtaagacactcgcctggcgttccgcgagcgctatgtcatgggttcgtatcctggccggggaggatttactgggcgcaattccttaactgtagcctctgtttaacgcaacagtaaaatgtgtacttggatgaaaaaacgattcttcgcggcggggatcgtattccagggaccataggattaaagacttgcccgaagcgctacgcgtactagtggctgtacaagaatgtgacaactcttgtatatatctcaaaaaaaaaaaagatttaacTCATCATCTCATATCTCAGGCGGATATTGTTGTTATCTATTTATTAATGAACCTTGAAGCAGTTGGCATTTCCCCATTTGTATAAATAAATACTGGTGGGGAGCCACTAATGTGGGTATCAAGAGGTGTAGAATAGCATTAAAGTGGAAATTTCACAATAAGTGGCTATAAGTACACTAATGTACAGTTCCTTGGCATCAGTTGTGTGGCTCTTagaccggcaaccaggaggcctggtcgacgaccgggccgcggggacgctaagccccggaagcacctcaaggtaacctcaaggtatccatTAGGAATTACCCTTAGATTTCCACTATCAAGTGTTGTGTCACTTGTTTGCTGTAACAGTGTTTTtagatgttgttgttgtataagattcgctacctggaacacaaagttccaggtagcacggggaacccgttctcgcaaatttaataattcaatattgacttattaaatatgtgcataggtgacatacttaacataatagatacccttaaaaagattcatagaaaacaccgaccttacctaaccttgttagtatcttaagataagcatcttatagcttcgtaattacaattattacctaacctataataggtataggttaagtaataattgtaattacgaagcaataagatacttatcttaagatactaataaggttaggtaaggtcggtgttttctatgaatctttttaagggtatctattatgtttagtatatcacctatgcacgtagttaataagtcaatattgactttacgaatttgcgagaacgggttgagcacGGGCTATGGCAAGCCCGTAAGTCTATATTTGTTTTTAAATGCCTATAGTGCTTAATTTTATTTTACCGTTGTTGGGGACAGCACGCCTGTATGTATGACTATCGAGGCCCCTCCTTAGGTCAACTAATAACCTTCCTCCACATAaacaattcaaaacaattgccaaactcccgggtacctatgtactgctaggtgtacagaagcatcaggtgaaaggaatcgTACACAACCGCTTCTATATCCTGCATGGAGGATTGTTATCCTCGTAATGCTTCTCTCTGCTACCATAAGCACCACCTTCGCTACTCTAACAACCTGAACATCCTGCTGATGTTGTAACCATTTCAGCTACCATAACTTCGTAGCtggggttgaacttcggctcattggtcccgcctctcaactggtgtacaggggccagattcacgaaagcacttccgcaagcacttacgaacctgtacaaattttctcaatctttgacggctttggttacatttattaaacagtttacaagcatgaaaacttcacattcgactgtttttattgttataaacagcctcctggtgcttcggaactcattaactgtttaataattgtaaacaaagccgccaaagattgagaaaaaatgtacaggttcgtaagtgtttgcgtaagtgctttcgtgaatctggccccaggttcctgagcctactgggctctatcatatctacatttgaaactgtgtatggagtcagcctccaccacatcactgtgtatggagttagcctccaccacatcactgcctaatgctgtttactctgacactgaaaaagttctttctttgtGTTGACAGGTCCGCGTGGAGACCAGCGGGGGCCTGAGTGTGTTGTTTCTAGACAATGTGAGACCGACAGACTCCGGCAACTACACCTGCTCCCCGTCTAACACCCGTCCAGCGTTCATCTCCATACACGTCTTAAAGGGTCAGTGGACAGGAAAATATCCTGTCTTCACGggttattcatgtccgtgccacctcgtgggtggcttaatcttcatcaatcaatcaagaaaAATATCCAGTGATGTCCATATGGTTGTCTGCGATATGAATGTGTGAGCTTCTATAACCTTGTATACTTGTGTATATGATCTGTAATTGTATTCTCTTGTTTAGCTGAATACGGCTTTCGTCCCCAGGAGGCGAGACTCCTGCGGCCATTCACTCGTCAGCAAACACGAGCTTCCCATCCCTGCTGgttctgctgctcctgctggggcTGCTCAGCCCGGGCCTCAGCCCGGGAGCTCTTCCAGGACCTAGTCTGCACGGTCCTCGGCCTGGGTGCTCTTCCTGGAGCTGGTTTACGAAGTCCTCCGTGCTGAGCCTCTTCGTGGGGCCGGTCAACGCGGCCGGCAGATCGCTATACAACAGTGAGTGTGCATAGGTGAAAATGTGTCTGGTCTGTATAGTTATTTTTCATATTGAGGCTTCTAGGTTCCTCCCCGTTTTGTGTATTACTCTACAGACCATCGTTCACCTGTCCTTCTATTCATGACCatgtctttgctttcatttaattcTATTAGCCATGAAACTGACATTAGCAAGTCTTCCAGGAGCATACTGCATTTATAACCCGCTCTGATTCCCGTAAACAACTTTACCAGGAGTGTACCTGGAGTGGGTTATGAGAGTTCCTCTACACCTCGAGCCCGGCCTGGGGAGCCGGGCTTgacttttttttgagatatatacaagacttgtgataacttggtccaaaaggctgttgcttggagcagttcGTAGGCCCACACATCCTCTACACCAGATGTCTAGTACTCCCCTCAGGTCATTTACACTAAGAATGGTGCCAGAACTAGTGTAAATTTTGTGTGATTCCACTTTAATGATATTCCCCATTTACTCATACAATTCCAATTGATTTGTCAGGCAAGACCTCCCCACTCTTTACCCGTGTTGGCATTTCGTTACAAATGATTATCCTTCCATGTTTATCTGTCGTTCCAGGCTGCCACGACAAGTGACCGAGGTCTCGCTGTGACCGAAGGGAGGCGGGACGAGATCGGAGGTGGTGAGATCGACTCTGGACAGTCTCGTCTCCAGCTGGAACTCTGGTAGAGGGAAACTGTGTCGCCTCCAGCAGAAGTTCTCAAGTTATATGGCGAGCTTAGCTGCATACAGCCTCAATATTACTCCAAAAGTTGTGAATTTACCTGCGTGGCTCGCCATGGAGGAATATGAAGCGTACAACAGTTG
Proteins encoded in this window:
- the LOC123769412 gene encoding opioid-binding protein/cell adhesion molecule homolog; this translates as MSRFIRLLLLRILLTWSEDHSAALPVFPSLLPTTTTTPTTRTTTTPLGPTEKFTAIQPLATLFTQQNNTDLRSQVGTTAVLHCLAHHVGENTVSWIRRRDYHLLTVGTQLYSSDDRFQVRFVKQENDWQLHIRYVQVRDDGVYECQVSSHPPVSLFSSLHVLEATAEILGGPEKYMTVGSSLRLVCVLRDHTQPPSYVFWYHDDRMINYHVTREVRVETSGGLSVLFLDNVRPTDSGNYTCSPSNTRPAFISIHVLKGGETPAAIHSSANTSFPSLLVLLLLLGLLSPGLSPGALPGPSLHGPRPGCSSWSWFTKSSVLSLFVGPVNAAGRSLYNSCHDK